The following are encoded in a window of Anopheles gambiae chromosome X, idAnoGambNW_F1_1, whole genome shotgun sequence genomic DNA:
- the LOC1271787 gene encoding uncharacterized protein LOC1271787 isoform X2 yields MYCTSNDGSKQPVGEVKAPSAAHPTINQYHPHDPYGERESAAELHFWDEADGRGAHQNTTPASTVLHSPEPAPTEHEPKMRFQQRHQIQVGRSPVGSGGHNGSSDSTTASSPVLLPHCHHGPSAGGAQHHQLQQQQQQHVYGTQSILSDGEIVVFDDIEPNWPTGTGGTVNGSDLSMLMGGGGGGGTTPNKETHTDSCTKIQTIIGGLTIAEYEGSPRRFGTIYSSSYADGGTIRPGGASFPRPGFPKRVEPSAAPYDQLDDGRPRQIELGKGPSETSFYNIKGNMVAGSEMSAFQSDTKYYDRPQAGSLEEDFTIPAGGTGRKPHSFALSPEMDYRSGCGTAEFGTTFRPVSYGRVQKPGGGNGTGEAKEILNEPCVEYDDMCNSMPILEDGLSSGHASDSEGNTVANSCDQGGDLMANGSLGMQSMRHQQDQQQQQQQQHYHHHAALDGPNGAGISDCLANDIRDALNDIKSTLQNTKALPTGDERRDSADQGCRGEPFAHSYGDVSPVWVLRTRDGSPEQEHPSAAHLTDQRHGNPPPPPDLEEETDTDLETDRLLGHQQQQQSGGGEPSYYEHNNAADVGGVGKPKSPNSAMLAKLKRYQTAIRADSEIYVPSDITLENLPEIESKGRHKTREVLIEGVLFRARYLGSTQLVCEGQPTKSTRMMQAEEAVSRIKAPAGESQPSTEVDLFISTEKIMVLNTDLKEIMMDHALRTISYIADIGQLVVLMARRRFVASSTGPTDPAADDGGAVPGGPEAAVPADSPKKRPANRTPKMICHVFESEEAQFIAQSIGQAFQVAYMEFLKANGIEDHSFMKELDYQEVLNSQEIFGDELEIFAKKELQKEVVVPKAKGEILGVVIVESGWGSMLPTVVIANLASAGAAARCGQLNIGDQIIAINGLSLVGLPLSTCQGYIKNTKNQTVVKFTVVPCAPVVEVKIKRPNTKYQLGFSVQNGVICSLLRGGIAERGGVRVGHRIIEINNQSVVAVPHEKIVNLLATSVGEILMKTMPTSMFRLLTGQENPIYI; encoded by the exons ATGTACTGCACCAGCAACGATGGCAGCAAGCAGCCGGTCGGCGAGGTGAAAGCGCCGTCGGCCGCCCACCCCACCATCAACCAGTACCACCCGCACGACCCGTACGGCGAGCGGGAGTCGGCGGCGGAGCTACACTTCTGGGACGAGGCGGACGGCCGGGGGGCGCACCAGAACACGACTCCGGCCAGCACGGTGCTGCACTCGCCCGAGCCGGCCCCGACCGAGCACGAGCCAAAGATGCGGTTCCAGCAGCGGCACCAGATCCAGGTCGGCCGCAGTCCGGTCGGCAGCGGAGGGCACAATGGTAGCAGCGACTCGACCACCGCTTCCAGCCCGGTGCTGTTGCCGCACTGCCATCACGGTCCATCGGCCGGTGGCGCCCAGCACcatcagctgcagcagcagcagcagcagcacgtgtaCGGCACGCAATCGATCCTGTCGGACGGCGAGATAGTGGTGTTTGACGACATCGAGCCGAACTGGCCGACGGGGACAGGCGGCACCGTGAACGGGTCGGACCTGTCAATGCtgatgggtggtggtggtggtggtggcactACACCCAACAAAGAAACGCACACGGACAGCTGTACGAAAATACAGACCATTATCG GCGGGCTAACGATTGCCGAGTACGAGGGATCGCCGCGACGCTTCGGCACGATCTACTCCAGCAGCTATGCGGACGGCGGCACGATCCGGCCGGGCGGGGCCAGCTTTCCCCGGCCCGGGTTTCCCAAGCGCGTCGAGCCGAGCGCCGCGCCGTACGATCAGCTCGACGACGGTCGGCCACGGCAGATCGAGCTCGGCAAGGGTCCGAGCGAGACGAGCTTCTACAACATCAAGGGCAACATGGTGGCCG GCAGCGAGATGAGCGCATTTCAAAGCGATACCAAATATTACGACCGCCCACAGGCGGGCTCGCTGGAGGAAGACTTTACCATTCCGGCGGGCGGCACGGGTCGCAAACCGCACAGCTTTGCCCTGTCGCCCGAGATGGACTACCGGTCCGGGTGTGGCACGGCCGAATTCGGCACCACCTTCCGACCCGTGAGCTACG GAAGGGTGCAAAAGCCGGGCGGCGGAAACGGCACGGGCGAGGCGAAGGAAATTCTAAACGAACCGTGCGTCGAGTACGACGACATGTGCAATAGTATGCCGATCCTGGAGGATGGGCTGTCGAGCGGGCACGCATCCGACTCGGAGGGCAACACCGTCGCCAACAGTTGCGATCAAGGCGGCGATCTGATGGCGAACGGCTCGCTAGGGATGCAGAGTATGCGCCATCAGCAggaccaacagcagcagcagcagcagcagcactaccaTCATCATGCGGCGCTGGACGGACCGAACGGTGCCGGCATTAGCGACTGTCTGGCGAACGATATACGGGACGCGCTGAACGACATCAAGTCGACGCTGCAGAACACGAAAGCACTGCCGACGGGGGACGAACGACGGGACAGTGCGGACCAAGGCTGCCGGGGGGAACCGTTCGCCCACTCGTACGGAGACGTTTCGCCCGTGTGGGTGCTCAG GACGCGGGATGGATCGCCCGAGCAGGAACACCCGTCCGCCGCGCACCTGACGGACCAGCGGCACGGCAacccgccgccgccacccgATCTGGAGGAGGAAACGGACACGGATCTGGAGACGGATCGTTTGCTgggccaccagcagcagcagcagtccggCGGCGGCGAGCCGAGCTACTACGAGCATAAT AACGCCGCGGACGTTGGCGGCGTGGGGAAACCGAAATCGCCCAATTCGGCCATGTTAGCGAAGCTGAAACGGTACCAGACCGCCATCCGGGCCGACAGTGAAATCTACGTTCCTAGCGATATTACCCTAGAAAATTTACCG GAAATTGAAAGCAAAGGAAGGCATAAAACTCGAGAAG TGCTCATCGAGGGCGTCCTGTTCCGGGCGCGGTACCTCGGCTCAACCCAGCTGGTGTGCGAAGGCCAACCGACGAAATCGACCCGCATGATGCAGGCGGAGGAAGCCGTCTCCCGGATCAAA GCACCGGCGGGAGAGTCGCAACCGAGCACGGAggtggatttgtttatttcgaCAGAGAAAATCATGGTGCTGAACACGGATCTGAAGGAGATCATGATGGACCACGCGCTCCGGACGATCTCCTACATTGCCGACATCGGCCAGCTGGTGGTGCTGATGGCCCGGCGCCGCTTCGTCGCGAGCAGCACGGGCCCGACGGACCCGGCGGCGGACGATGGCGGTGCGGTACCGGGCGGCCCGGAAGCGGCGGTGCCCGCCGACAGCCCGAAGAAGCGGCCGGCCAACCGGACGCCGAAGATGATCTGCCACGTGTTCGAGAGCGAGGAGGCCCAGTTCATTGCGCAGAGCATCGGGCAGGCGTTCCAGGTCGCGTACATGGAGTTCCTGAAGGCGAACGGGATCGAGGACCACAGCTTCATGAAGGAGCTCGACTACCAGGAGGTGCTGAACAGCCAGGAGATCTTCGGCGACGAGCTGGAGATATTCGCCAAGAAGGAGCTGCAGAaggaggtggtggtgccgAAGGCGAAGGGCGAAATACTCGGCGTGGTCATCGTCGAGTCCGGCTGGGGCTCGATGCTGCCGACGGTCGTGATCGCGAACCTGGCGTCGGCGGGGGCGGCCGCCCGCTGCGGCCAGCTGAACATCGGCGACCAGATCATCGCGATCAACGGGCTGAGCCTGGTCGGGCTGCCGCTCTCCACCTGCCAGGGGTACATCAAGAACACCAAGAACCAGACGGTGGTGAAGTTCACGGTCGTGCCGTGCGCGCCGGTCGTGGAGGTGAAGATCAAGCGCCCAAACACCAAGTACCAGCTCGGCTTCAGCGTACAGAACGGTGTG ATTTGCAGCCTGCTGCGCGGAGGAATTGCGGAGCGGGGCGGTGTTCGCGTGGGCCACCGCATCATCGAGATCAACAACCAAAGCGTCGTCGCGGTACCGCACGAAAAGATTGTGAATCTCCTAGCCACGTCTGTTGGTGAG ATACTGATGAAAACCATGCCGACGTCCATGTTTCGGCTGCTGACGGGGCAGGAGAATCCGATCTACATTTag
- the LOC1271787 gene encoding uncharacterized protein LOC1271787 isoform X1 yields MYCTSNDGSKQPVGEVKAPSAAHPTINQYHPHDPYGERESAAELHFWDEADGRGAHQNTTPASTVLHSPEPAPTEHEPKMRFQQRHQIQVGRSPVGSGGHNGSSDSTTASSPVLLPHCHHGPSAGGAQHHQLQQQQQQHVYGTQSILSDGEIVVFDDIEPNWPTGTGGTVNGSDLSMLMGGGGGGGTTPNKETHTDSCTKIQTIIGGLTIAEYEGSPRRFGTIYSSSYADGGTIRPGGASFPRPGFPKRVEPSAAPYDQLDDGRPRQIELGKGPSETSFYNIKGNMVAGSEMSAFQSDTKYYDRPQAGSLEEDFTIPAGGTGRKPHSFALSPEMDYRSGCGTAEFGTTFRPVSYGRVQKPGGGNGTGEAKEILNEPCVEYDDMCNSMPILEDGLSSGHASDSEGNTVANSCDQGGDLMANGSLGMQSMRHQQDQQQQQQQQHYHHHAALDGPNGAGISDCLANDIRDALNDIKSTLQNTKALPTGDERRDSADQGCRGEPFAHSYGDVSPVWVLRTRDGSPEQEHPSAAHLTDQRHGNPPPPPDLEEETDTDLETDRLLGHQQQQQSGGGEPSYYEHNNAADVGGVGKPKSPNSAMLAKLKRYQTAIRADSEIYVPSDITLENLPEIESKGRHKTREGLLDPAVLIEGVLFRARYLGSTQLVCEGQPTKSTRMMQAEEAVSRIKAPAGESQPSTEVDLFISTEKIMVLNTDLKEIMMDHALRTISYIADIGQLVVLMARRRFVASSTGPTDPAADDGGAVPGGPEAAVPADSPKKRPANRTPKMICHVFESEEAQFIAQSIGQAFQVAYMEFLKANGIEDHSFMKELDYQEVLNSQEIFGDELEIFAKKELQKEVVVPKAKGEILGVVIVESGWGSMLPTVVIANLASAGAAARCGQLNIGDQIIAINGLSLVGLPLSTCQGYIKNTKNQTVVKFTVVPCAPVVEVKIKRPNTKYQLGFSVQNGVICSLLRGGIAERGGVRVGHRIIEINNQSVVAVPHEKIVNLLATSVGEILMKTMPTSMFRLLTGQENPIYI; encoded by the exons ATGTACTGCACCAGCAACGATGGCAGCAAGCAGCCGGTCGGCGAGGTGAAAGCGCCGTCGGCCGCCCACCCCACCATCAACCAGTACCACCCGCACGACCCGTACGGCGAGCGGGAGTCGGCGGCGGAGCTACACTTCTGGGACGAGGCGGACGGCCGGGGGGCGCACCAGAACACGACTCCGGCCAGCACGGTGCTGCACTCGCCCGAGCCGGCCCCGACCGAGCACGAGCCAAAGATGCGGTTCCAGCAGCGGCACCAGATCCAGGTCGGCCGCAGTCCGGTCGGCAGCGGAGGGCACAATGGTAGCAGCGACTCGACCACCGCTTCCAGCCCGGTGCTGTTGCCGCACTGCCATCACGGTCCATCGGCCGGTGGCGCCCAGCACcatcagctgcagcagcagcagcagcagcacgtgtaCGGCACGCAATCGATCCTGTCGGACGGCGAGATAGTGGTGTTTGACGACATCGAGCCGAACTGGCCGACGGGGACAGGCGGCACCGTGAACGGGTCGGACCTGTCAATGCtgatgggtggtggtggtggtggtggcactACACCCAACAAAGAAACGCACACGGACAGCTGTACGAAAATACAGACCATTATCG GCGGGCTAACGATTGCCGAGTACGAGGGATCGCCGCGACGCTTCGGCACGATCTACTCCAGCAGCTATGCGGACGGCGGCACGATCCGGCCGGGCGGGGCCAGCTTTCCCCGGCCCGGGTTTCCCAAGCGCGTCGAGCCGAGCGCCGCGCCGTACGATCAGCTCGACGACGGTCGGCCACGGCAGATCGAGCTCGGCAAGGGTCCGAGCGAGACGAGCTTCTACAACATCAAGGGCAACATGGTGGCCG GCAGCGAGATGAGCGCATTTCAAAGCGATACCAAATATTACGACCGCCCACAGGCGGGCTCGCTGGAGGAAGACTTTACCATTCCGGCGGGCGGCACGGGTCGCAAACCGCACAGCTTTGCCCTGTCGCCCGAGATGGACTACCGGTCCGGGTGTGGCACGGCCGAATTCGGCACCACCTTCCGACCCGTGAGCTACG GAAGGGTGCAAAAGCCGGGCGGCGGAAACGGCACGGGCGAGGCGAAGGAAATTCTAAACGAACCGTGCGTCGAGTACGACGACATGTGCAATAGTATGCCGATCCTGGAGGATGGGCTGTCGAGCGGGCACGCATCCGACTCGGAGGGCAACACCGTCGCCAACAGTTGCGATCAAGGCGGCGATCTGATGGCGAACGGCTCGCTAGGGATGCAGAGTATGCGCCATCAGCAggaccaacagcagcagcagcagcagcagcactaccaTCATCATGCGGCGCTGGACGGACCGAACGGTGCCGGCATTAGCGACTGTCTGGCGAACGATATACGGGACGCGCTGAACGACATCAAGTCGACGCTGCAGAACACGAAAGCACTGCCGACGGGGGACGAACGACGGGACAGTGCGGACCAAGGCTGCCGGGGGGAACCGTTCGCCCACTCGTACGGAGACGTTTCGCCCGTGTGGGTGCTCAG GACGCGGGATGGATCGCCCGAGCAGGAACACCCGTCCGCCGCGCACCTGACGGACCAGCGGCACGGCAacccgccgccgccacccgATCTGGAGGAGGAAACGGACACGGATCTGGAGACGGATCGTTTGCTgggccaccagcagcagcagcagtccggCGGCGGCGAGCCGAGCTACTACGAGCATAAT AACGCCGCGGACGTTGGCGGCGTGGGGAAACCGAAATCGCCCAATTCGGCCATGTTAGCGAAGCTGAAACGGTACCAGACCGCCATCCGGGCCGACAGTGAAATCTACGTTCCTAGCGATATTACCCTAGAAAATTTACCG GAAATTGAAAGCAAAGGAAGGCATAAAACTCGAGAAG GTCTGCTCGATCCGGCAGTGCTCATCGAGGGCGTCCTGTTCCGGGCGCGGTACCTCGGCTCAACCCAGCTGGTGTGCGAAGGCCAACCGACGAAATCGACCCGCATGATGCAGGCGGAGGAAGCCGTCTCCCGGATCAAA GCACCGGCGGGAGAGTCGCAACCGAGCACGGAggtggatttgtttatttcgaCAGAGAAAATCATGGTGCTGAACACGGATCTGAAGGAGATCATGATGGACCACGCGCTCCGGACGATCTCCTACATTGCCGACATCGGCCAGCTGGTGGTGCTGATGGCCCGGCGCCGCTTCGTCGCGAGCAGCACGGGCCCGACGGACCCGGCGGCGGACGATGGCGGTGCGGTACCGGGCGGCCCGGAAGCGGCGGTGCCCGCCGACAGCCCGAAGAAGCGGCCGGCCAACCGGACGCCGAAGATGATCTGCCACGTGTTCGAGAGCGAGGAGGCCCAGTTCATTGCGCAGAGCATCGGGCAGGCGTTCCAGGTCGCGTACATGGAGTTCCTGAAGGCGAACGGGATCGAGGACCACAGCTTCATGAAGGAGCTCGACTACCAGGAGGTGCTGAACAGCCAGGAGATCTTCGGCGACGAGCTGGAGATATTCGCCAAGAAGGAGCTGCAGAaggaggtggtggtgccgAAGGCGAAGGGCGAAATACTCGGCGTGGTCATCGTCGAGTCCGGCTGGGGCTCGATGCTGCCGACGGTCGTGATCGCGAACCTGGCGTCGGCGGGGGCGGCCGCCCGCTGCGGCCAGCTGAACATCGGCGACCAGATCATCGCGATCAACGGGCTGAGCCTGGTCGGGCTGCCGCTCTCCACCTGCCAGGGGTACATCAAGAACACCAAGAACCAGACGGTGGTGAAGTTCACGGTCGTGCCGTGCGCGCCGGTCGTGGAGGTGAAGATCAAGCGCCCAAACACCAAGTACCAGCTCGGCTTCAGCGTACAGAACGGTGTG ATTTGCAGCCTGCTGCGCGGAGGAATTGCGGAGCGGGGCGGTGTTCGCGTGGGCCACCGCATCATCGAGATCAACAACCAAAGCGTCGTCGCGGTACCGCACGAAAAGATTGTGAATCTCCTAGCCACGTCTGTTGGTGAG ATACTGATGAAAACCATGCCGACGTCCATGTTTCGGCTGCTGACGGGGCAGGAGAATCCGATCTACATTTag